gtacaacacttcatttatgaggacatacttaGCCGatctgacccttaactttctcgcttcatccttgtcttctggaagccttccatctttgaggtaaatcattatcggactcatccaattctctcATCCTCCTATCTgttgtatgtcagggatgtctatgttCGGCATATATTGGATGCTGTCGAACTCATCTATGACCCCTGCCGAAGCGGCTTtcgccaaggcgtctgcttccgcattctcctccctgggaagttgaataaaacttatggctgaaaattttcgtgcaaggcgcttcactttgttgagatatttcttcattcgatcttccttaacatcacacattccattcacttggttaataaccagttgagagtctcctctgattgttaacgactctgCCCCCAAGGACTTGGCTaattccaatcctttgagtagagcctcgtactcagcctcgttgttggtagtttgatactgcagacgggccgcgtactccagcctgtcaccctcaggggacttcaatACAATttcaatccctcctgcatacaatgtggacgatccgtctacgttaaccacccacatttcatttccttcgtccttgttcaggtcgtcctggctgggggtgaattctgcgatgaaatctaccaacgcctgcgcctttatcgtaCTCCTTGGGATGTATCTGACATCAAATTCactgagctcaacggcccactgtactagccgtccagcagcttccaacttgctcatcgccttttttatgggatggtctgttaggatgttgatgacgtgtgcctgaaaataatgtctcagcttcctggaagccgtgattaatgcgaaggctagtttctccatcatcgggtatcgtccttctgcccctctcatcgcgtggcttgtgtaatagaccgatttctggattctcccctcttctctgactaacgctgagcttactgtgTGTGGGGACAatgccaagtacaagtacaactcttccccaggtacagacgaACTCAACAGTGGCGCCGTCAtgagatacgtcttcaagtcttggaaggcctgttggcactcgtccgtccattcaaaagccttcctaaggactttaaagaatggtaaatatttgtcagtagctttcgatacaaacctgttgagggcggcgactcgtccagtaagagactggacttccttgatatttttcggtggctccatgttcagtattgcctggattttatccggattcgcctcaattcccctgtgcgacaccataaaccctaaGAATTTCCCGgatgaaaccccgaaagcacacttgctcggatttaatttcatgttgtaccgtcgcaacgtatcaaaagtctcttgaaggtcgtccagatgtttatcctcgtcctggctcttcaccagcatgtcgtccacatagaCCTCTACATTTCGCCcaatttgaggacggaacatatggttaatcagcctttggtaggtcgcccccgcattcttcaaaccaaaaggcattaccttatagcaatacaacccttggctcgtgatgaatgaggtcttctcctgatccgcttcatccatCTGTATCTGGTTATAAcccgagaaagcgtccatgaagctaagtatcctgtgacctgccgttgagtccactaactggtcaatgcgtggcaatgggtagctatccttggggcaagctttgtttagatcagtgaagtccacgcacattcgccacttgccattagctttcttgaccatgaccacgttcgccaaccaatctgggtaatgaacttctcggatgaacttcgcggcgaccaacttctgcacctcttccttaatggcattgtctcgctcgggagcgaaaactcttttcttctgacgcactggtttcgaatagtgacacacgttcaggctatgggtaatgacgctcggatcaatgccaggcatgtcctcatgactccatgcaaagacattgaggcttttcttcagaaactgaatcaaagcgtgctttgccccctcttccatgctcgccccaactctagTAGACTTCTTgggctggttatcgtccaaagggacgtcttctaatgcttcagtgggcttagccacgacccttcttccgtctatactcatcgcctgcatgtgctcgtccatggccagcatagctaagtagcattctctggcggccagctgatctccttgtacctggcctactccgtgctcggttggAAATTTAATGGACAGGtgataggtagaggttaccactttccagctattcaaagttggccttccaataattgcattatatgacaaTGCACAATTAACAAcgaggaaatttacctccttggttatctacTGCGGATACgttccaacgaccactggtaacgtgatggtgcccacaagttgcaccttcattcttccgaatcctaccaacggcgagttcactggtcgaagctgatctcgtcctagccccATTTGTTGGAAttcggggtagtagagaatgtctgcagagctgccattgtctatcaataccctcctggtcatgtagtcagagatgagtagggtgatgactatcgcgtcatcgtgtgggtggtgaagtcgtcctgcctcctcgtccgtgaacgtaacagcctgttggtctacttccctcgtcctaggaggtcgtccagacagttggatgttctgcaccaccttcaggtatgtcttccttgacttggacgactgcgccgtcgagtttcctcctataattacccttatctctcctagtgggaggcgtgatgattcttccaccttggcctttattttctcatctctctggtctcgtccaaggaagttcctcaatttttcttgtctaatgagattttctatctgctgcttcaagttaaagcactcgtccgtatcatgcccatggtccctgtgaaaagcgacagtacttgctcctattacgcttgttggggtctcccttcattttgtccggccacttcaaggacggatcatccttgatctgcataagaacctgctctagtggcatagtcaggggcgtgtattgctgattccttgcggaggaactggccttcttaccatccttatctttcctctcgtctacccaagctttctttggacgaggtccttgatccgaataacgatggtgacccgcttccgaacgttctgccctttttcttttcttggctatgatagcatCCTCAgcgttcataaaattctgggccgaatggacgagatCGGCCAtggtctgtggttcctgctcgtagagcttatgaatgaacaagtcagaattgaccccattgtggaaagcggccagtaataacttgtcatccatctcgtccaccgtcagggcctccctattaaaccgggtgataaaggatcgcaaactctcattttccccttgctctatggtcagtaggctggaggaggaacgcttgtgacgctgtcctccaatgaaattgttgacaaacaacttactcaactcttcaaaggatcccaccgagtttgggggtatcttaccgaaccacactcgcgccggtcccttaagtgtggtgggaaaagctctgcacataatctcgtccgggactccttgtaggtgcatggtcgtcttgaaagttgcaatatgatcgcaagggtcgcgatttccatcatacgagtccagagaaggcattttgaactttggaGGTAGAGGGTGACtgctgatggaagccgtgaagggGGAGTtcgttcggtgaaccatatcatccactgggttcgctcgcctcatgttttccctcatttcatccatggcttttctcatctggtctaTCTCTTTTTTCAAGtgtggcacccttcttgaagcggtaacccttgtttgatctttggactcgacattttctcctccaccttcctaaCTCGATGCCCGTCTATCCGcgtgcccatcttggcgctgcctcctgaggttgatctccctattcaactcctggttttGACGTGTCAGTTTCGCCATAGCGgcggccatggattgtatatgttgaatggaGGGTGGTTGCACAACAGGCGCTgacctgcgatcgcgaagggggttgctagaagcatccctactctcctagTGGCCTGGGcttgtagcccttgatcttgttcgaaccattcagccttttgtctgggaaaggctaatcgttgaaaacaaaacaaataactGAACGAAAAGAACACTgttctttcccacagacggcgccaactgatgatgcaaagaagatcagtaggctggatgcttcggacttgaaaggaccacttgctctctctgcggcctgaagaaaaagagaagcgaatcaaaggcgaccggggctgccggccaaaaaccctccgatggtaaagttagtttttctctttatatttttggagttccaacttttttggagtaaaattcacatacctttgccttgtctgaatcagtctttatatagtgccttcatagacagttatcgaaattggaacctcccctggattcaaggaggattaaacgtaactgccataaccgtttaggagttacacttctatttcacaacggatacatgacagttatgcgtgggataagggattgtcacattatattcggagattctcctaagtatgatatcctcgtcctggaattccctcgtcgagtgtgcctgataattccaagtgtagcatcctcgtccacgaatttttatgtggacgagtcctctcggggcaggctgtgcgcatcccatggacgaggGACGTAACTTCGCTATCATCCTCAGGACGGCCTTgtccgttaccctcgtcctgaggataactcctggatggctgccgaggtgatgaccgtccagggacggtctgagcgttttcatcccacatcatgTTGTTTTCATCCTTACCCTAAACAAAATCGGAAacgattttgattttttaataaacctTAAGCGGTGAGTGAGTTGGGATGCCGATGAGAGAGAATGTGATAGTGAATCTGGTTTTTTCTTTAGAgcaagtgagagagaaagacataaGCATATCTGGTATTCTGgttgattgtgtgtgtgtgtgtgtttttttttttttttttttttttgagttttatagCTAACCAGGTGCACCGGTGATAGGTTTTCTATTAAATTTAAATCAGCGGTGAAGACTAAAAACATCATCAAATCTATGGTCCGAATAAAGCGTGGGTACCATGCCCActgaagcaaaagaaaaattagtaaaTTCGAAGGTTTAATTATAGCGAGAAAGCTCCTTCAACTGCTCAATCACCTGTACATTGAAAACTCCACCAATAGAAGAATTCCACCTATGCTAAGAATATCCCTCGAGCATATCAAAAAAATCCCTCGAAACTCGAATCTCTCACTCAGCCACTGGTTACCACCATACCAGACCAGACCAGTCCACACAAATAATCGCATTAGAAAGAAAAGTCATCAATCTCAAATAGCAACCTATCAACAATTAACATTCAACAAACGCTGATAGCACCAACCCAAACCCTTGCATTTCACTCAATCTCTTCTTTTACTAAACACAAACTCATATACCATTCAAGAATTTCAATTTCCTTCAcccaccacccaaaaaaaaaaactcgaaaGAATAGAAAAGCAAAAACCTCAGAAGAACCAGAAGAAACAACCCACCAAAGCAAACAATTTTTTCCCAACATGGGTTCTGATTCTTCCTCCATCTTAGCCACAACAAAGCCTACACCATTACCAACCCAAGAAGATGACCCTTCAAACCCATCCACTGCTCTTCTTTCTTTCAGCACAGACTCTTCCCCCTCTTCCTCAGCAGACCCTCCTCAGAAAGCTTCCACAACTACCATCCTCTTTATTTCTCTCCTTCTCATCACATGTATTGCTTTCTCAGCCGCCGTAGCCTTtgcctttctcttcttctcttccgcttacccttcctcttcttctccttcttcttcaacctcccaaacagcctccttttcCGTAGAGTCAAAAGCTCGAAACCTCACAAAACTTCAACATCCTGTGGTCTTGTTGGTTTCCTCAGATGGGTTTCGATTTGGGTACCAATTCAAGACCTCCACACCCAATATCCGTCGCTTAATAGCTAATGGGACAGAGGCTGAGATGGGTTTGATTCCGGTTTTTCCGTCTCTAACTTTTCCTAACCATTACTCAATTGTCACTGGCCTTTACCCTGCTTATCATGGCATTATTAACAACTACTTTTTGGATCCAATCACTGGTGAGGCTTTCACTATGGGGAGCCATGATGCTAAGTGGTGGTTGGGTGAGCCTCTATGGGAGACTGTGGTCAATCATGGCTTGAAGGCTGCCACCTATTTCTGGCCTGGTTCTGAGGTAAAGAAAGGTTCTTGGACTTGTCCTGCTAAGTTTTGTATGAATTATAATGGTTCTGTTCCTTTTGAGGAACGAGTTGATTCTGTTTTAAGTTATTTTGATTTGCCTAGTAGTGATATTCCTTCGTTTATGACACTGTATTTTGAGGACCCGGATCATCAGGGTCACCGTGTGGGGCCCGATGATCCGGAGATAACTGAAGCTGTTGCTAGAATTGATAGGATGATTGGGAGGTTGATTGAAGGTTTAGAAAAGAGAGGTGTGTTTGAGGATGTTTCTATAATTATGGTGGGTGATCATGGGATGGTTGGTACATGtgataaaaaacttatttttctaagtgATTTGAGTCCTTGGATTGAGATTCCATCTAATTGGGTTATGTCACACACACCTGTGCTGGCAATTCGCCCTCCTCCAGGTGTTGAGCCACGGGATGTTGTTGCAAAGATGAATGAAGGGTTACAGTCAGGGAAGGTTGATAATGGGAATAACTTGAGAATGTATCTCAAGGAGGATCTGCCTAGTAGGCTTCACTATGCTTCTAGTGATCGGATTCCACCAGTAATAGGTTTGATTGAAGAGGCATTTAAGGTGGAGCAGAAGAGATCAAAGCGACAAGAATGTGGTGGTTCACATGGTTATGACAATTCTGTTTTCTCCATGAGGACCATTTTCATTGGGCATGGTCCTCAATTTGCAAGGGGGAAGAAAGTTCCATCTTTTGAGAATGTACAGATATATAACTTGGTCACTTCGATTCTCAAGGTTCAGGCTGCTCCCAATAATGGGTCTGCATCATTTCCAAAGTCTGTTCTTTTGCCTAGTTCCTAAAATCCAATGGTAAACATTCTCTCGAGTGGAGTCAGCTGCCAAATCCTGGGGGAGTGGCTGTTGGCAAGATTTTTCTATCATGAAGCAATATGTGCAGGCAAAGATAGATGGTTATGGATAAAATGATGATGCTCTGAAGAAAGGTAACAGTATCAGTTGTCTTAGAATCCCATGAGCAACATGTTGAGTCATACTTagttacataaataatatattccATCTACTTGCTATGGTTTTGGTTCGAATTGCAACTATTAGGAGCTGCACAAGTAAGAAAAGCACCCCTggcattataaaaaaatgtgttgtaTTTTTGTAAAGTTCTTTGAAGGTTTTCCTTGAGGTAGAATCAGTAGCATTTGGATCTACAACTCTATGTATTTTTCATATGATCTAGATGCATATACCAGATGCATGACTGAGTCTAGAACTAGATGAACATTGTATTTGATATCTGCTTGTAGCACTTATTTTCATTTGCTTGAAGTTTGCAGTTGGTTAAATTATCTAAAATTTGCAATAATTTAATTAGCTTGCTGTACATGGACTCCAACAAATGCATGTCTACTTGTGTCCTATGGACGTGTATTGAGGTCTTTCTGTAGAAACATagtcaaaaaaggaaaaaataaagaaatttgcCTGAATGGTACTGTTTGGTGATGTTCCAGACAACTATAATTTGAATAAGCCTGTCTACCCAAGTCAACCTTAGCTCAgggcttatcaaaaaaaaaaaaaaaacccttagcTTAGGGTCTTCTTCATTTTCAGTGACTCATCTGTGAAATTTCTTGCTGTTTCATGGTGTGCTTGTGCCATGTATGAAGTATCAGCGGAGGACAGATTATAGTTGGGCTTCATGGATGTCTAATTGTGTTTGTGCTTCCACAGTGGACAAAGGAGAAAATTGGTCGATTTTAATTTGTAGAATCTCCCTAGTATCCATTTAGATCCAGAACTGTAACATGTGATCATTCAAAGTACTAGACAAACGTTGGATCACTGTGACTGTAACAGAAGTAACTTTTGATTCTAGTTTATGTTGATTGCAGGCCATTGATTATTCAATTCAGCAGccattttttattagtaataaaaatatttcatccCACAAGTCATAACCATGTTTGTCTTAGGATCAGGATTGCTTCTTAGTTGCCTCTGTTATGATTGGCATGATCCATTTAGAGGACGTCATAGCACTCATTGTGTAGACATACCTGCTGGCACTAAGACCAATTAACCAGTTTGTATCTTTTTGTTATAatggtttatgggtttgaaatTGCATTTTCTGAAGGCCAAAGTGGACATTCTTTCTTTGAGttgacttcaatttttttttttttgataaattcgATAATTACAATAGGAGATGGCGGATTTGAACCGCAAACATCAGGAATTATTAATcctattaaaatttaaaaggctATTGGCTTCTTTGACTTGACTTATTGCTTGTGATTGTGCTTATTACCTTCTTGTGACACCATTCTAGTTATTGTACTTAATGTAAGCCTAGCATAGTATGTACTTGTTTACTGTGTGGTGGAGAAGGGGGTCATTCCACCGTTTATTTTGCACAATAAATTCTCATTATtgagtgaaaaatgaaaaacttacGGGCCACTTATCAAAACTGTTTTCCTTGATGTCTCTCTCCAGTAAACTTCTTTTATGTCTTACGTTTATTGGATAGGCATTTAAGTTGAGTTAAAAGCCTATTATCAGTCAAAATGAGAGTTgcattgtttgtttatttggtaacaattttatctttttaccACCGTGTACCTTTGGTGCGGTGGTcgctctacaagtataaatgcttgtggggggtaagggccggaggtcaagtctccaggagggagcttcacacacatatacacttagattaggctaaagtagaaattctatcttgtataaaaaaaaaaaaaaaaaaacagttttatctttttagttttttttttaacttatttatttatgtacgTATTTTTATGTACGGTTATTGTTGAAAAAAAGAGGAggtttaagtttttattatattttaaatgctAGACATTTCCATTAAAAACACTAATTTGAAATAGTTAAGATACAAGACTCTTgactaaaaagttttttttttttttggctaaaaagtTGTTCATAAgcaaataagtaaaataaatttatattacaaaaagtCAAGCAAAACAGATTTATTTGTACATACATAGATTTAATTTTAGATGCTGATGTTCCTGATTTGTTGTATGGGCTCGTGCAAACTTTGGGTAGGGTTTATatctagtttttatttatttatttatttttgatcgCAGGCTTATATGTAGTTGTGATGTGGCTATCTTGTATAACAGTATAAACTATCTTCATTGGCTGCAACCATCTGTAACCTTGGATATAAAGAAATAATGAGAATAAAGCAGTGTACTTAATttatttggtttggtttggtttttaaaattttcacttcttTCTAGCTACAATTGTATTTTGGGTGATTGAACCAAAGGTTGGCTAAGTGGTTTTTAAGATTTCATGAAATTATGGATTCGAAACCTCCTACCAGCATCTTGGAGttattcaataaaattcttCCATAATCAAATACTCGAAGTGGCTTGAAGCAACTCTCGTTtgtccaaaaaaacaaaagtatttTAACCgtacttattttttaagaaaaataaactaaaaaacatAAGTTAACTCAAGCACCTTCCCGTTGACTGAGCTTATGAATGTTGGGTGGGAAGGTACAAACAATTGATGTGGATTGCACAACTTTCTCCAATTTTGTGGTTCTCAGATGAGTTTGaatatattcaacaaaatatagCTGTGAGACTACGAAAATTGCCTCTGTTATTTGCCCCAGAATCCAAATATCTCTCATTTAATCATTTTGTCTGGATTGGAGAAAGAGAATCTCCCATGaagtatgtatgtatgtatggaaTTTATGTTAATAACTCAAAGCGTAGGGATGGGAATCTTGCAACCGGTCTAAGAGCGACGTTCAGATGGGAAAAAATACCATACAAATTACAAAGCTTGCTTTAGAAATTTGAAGGTATCATGATGATGCCTTCCCTAATTTGTACGAGAATTCTGTTTGTGTAACTCTTTTTTTgaggggggggggtggtttAAACTTTTGTGCGACTCCATTTT
This genomic stretch from Castanea sativa cultivar Marrone di Chiusa Pesio chromosome 1, ASM4071231v1 harbors:
- the LOC142619775 gene encoding uncharacterized protein LOC142619775, whose amino-acid sequence is MGSDSSSILATTKPTPLPTQEDDPSNPSTALLSFSTDSSPSSSADPPQKASTTTILFISLLLITCIAFSAAVAFAFLFFSSAYPSSSSPSSSTSQTASFSVESKARNLTKLQHPVVLLVSSDGFRFGYQFKTSTPNIRRLIANGTEAEMGLIPVFPSLTFPNHYSIVTGLYPAYHGIINNYFLDPITGEAFTMGSHDAKWWLGEPLWETVVNHGLKAATYFWPGSEVKKGSWTCPAKFCMNYNGSVPFEERVDSVLSYFDLPSSDIPSFMTLYFEDPDHQGHRVGPDDPEITEAVARIDRMIGRLIEGLEKRGVFEDVSIIMVGDHGMVGTCDKKLIFLSDLSPWIEIPSNWVMSHTPVLAIRPPPGVEPRDVVAKMNEGLQSGKVDNGNNLRMYLKEDLPSRLHYASSDRIPPVIGLIEEAFKVEQKRSKRQECGGSHGYDNSVFSMRTIFIGHGPQFARGKKVPSFENVQIYNLVTSILKVQAAPNNGSASFPKSVLLPSS